The following coding sequences lie in one Yoonia sp. G8-12 genomic window:
- a CDS encoding gamma-glutamyl kinase: protein MLVFWKENLVLLAVPKTGSTALEGALAPRASMVLRDPPHLKHAPCYRYKRFLKPFFAQAGGQKPELMAVVRNPVDWLGSWYRYRTRPDLIGHENSTRDISFDDFVLEYCKGSPAPFANVGSQNKFLRINDGAIGVQHLFQYEQWDKVIGYLQERLEMTITLKQKNVSPAMELSLSPEAEAKLRDKRAAEFAIWEMGRR, encoded by the coding sequence ATGCTTGTTTTCTGGAAAGAAAATCTGGTGCTGCTGGCGGTGCCCAAAACCGGATCAACCGCTTTGGAAGGCGCTTTGGCGCCGCGCGCGTCGATGGTGTTGCGCGACCCGCCGCACCTCAAACACGCGCCGTGTTATCGCTATAAACGATTCTTGAAGCCGTTTTTTGCACAGGCCGGCGGGCAAAAGCCCGAATTGATGGCGGTTGTGCGTAATCCGGTTGACTGGCTGGGAAGCTGGTACCGCTATCGCACACGGCCTGATCTGATCGGCCATGAAAACAGCACCCGCGACATCAGTTTCGATGACTTCGTGCTGGAATACTGCAAGGGCAGCCCTGCCCCTTTTGCCAACGTGGGGTCACAAAACAAATTCCTGCGGATCAACGACGGAGCGATCGGCGTGCAGCATCTTTTTCAATATGAACAATGGGATAAGGTGATCGGCTATCTGCAAGAGCGGTTGGAAATGACCATCACGCTCAAACAGAAAAACGTGTCGCCTGCGATGGAGTTGTCCTTATCGCCAGAGGCCGAAGCAAAGCTGCGCGACAAACGT